A single genomic interval of Babylonia areolata isolate BAREFJ2019XMU chromosome 26, ASM4173473v1, whole genome shotgun sequence harbors:
- the LOC143300433 gene encoding uncharacterized protein LOC143300433 isoform X2, which produces MEYYWGIVITLIVIKLILLSIYLCVRFHRRQQDQMPIVAHAAPMGTSAPPRPPAGQYPPCPPPAYSRDPRGPYPHSQYPGARPPPANVHGSAPYVKQGPGPARRDPHDDPCLLQA; this is translated from the exons ATGGAATACTACTGGGG AATTGTGATCACGCTGATCGTGATCAAACTCATCCTGCTGTCGATCTACCTGTGCGTCCGATTCCACCGTCGTCAGCAG gACCAGATGCCCATCGTCGCGCACGCGGCACCCATGGGGACCTCTGCTCCTCCCCGCCCACCCGCAGGACAATACCCTCCCTGTCCTCCCCCGGCCTACAGCAGGGACCCCCGTGGTCCATACCCACACAGCCAGTACCCGGGGGCCCGCCCCCCACCTGCCAACGTGCACGGTTCGGCTCCCTACGTGAAGCAAGGCCCAGGGCCGGCACGTCGTGACCCCCATGATGACCCGTGCCTCCTCCAAGCCTGA
- the LOC143300433 gene encoding uncharacterized protein LOC143300433 isoform X1: protein MEYYWGIVITLIVIKLILLSIYLCVRFHRRQQVRVVVVQGSRQAAPTRDRQQGVNCNDQMPIVAHAAPMGTSAPPRPPAGQYPPCPPPAYSRDPRGPYPHSQYPGARPPPANVHGSAPYVKQGPGPARRDPHDDPCLLQA, encoded by the exons ATGGAATACTACTGGGG AATTGTGATCACGCTGATCGTGATCAAACTCATCCTGCTGTCGATCTACCTGTGCGTCCGATTCCACCGTCGTCAGCAGGTACGCGTTGTGGTGGTGCAAGGCTCCAGACAGGCTGCCCCCACCAGGGACAGACAGCAGGGAGTCAACTGCaat gACCAGATGCCCATCGTCGCGCACGCGGCACCCATGGGGACCTCTGCTCCTCCCCGCCCACCCGCAGGACAATACCCTCCCTGTCCTCCCCCGGCCTACAGCAGGGACCCCCGTGGTCCATACCCACACAGCCAGTACCCGGGGGCCCGCCCCCCACCTGCCAACGTGCACGGTTCGGCTCCCTACGTGAAGCAAGGCCCAGGGCCGGCACGTCGTGACCCCCATGATGACCCGTGCCTCCTCCAAGCCTGA